One part of the Solanum dulcamara chromosome 3, daSolDulc1.2, whole genome shotgun sequence genome encodes these proteins:
- the LOC129883435 gene encoding uncharacterized protein LOC129883435, whose translation MDFMQKTRGSVAKVKVQMDITKPRIQSVWIGFDENDDPNREGRWQDIEYDDIPLYCTYCKHQSHTPLACPVSRRDAERNKAKNKEEEPKKDESTKNTDNRYRYKKQPPQLKEEETKYRNTQTTRTGIKSQTTNGKPKREENSKERPKPYKTTKRYKATLNRYINPLKSELQSEHRSGIDSMLPIPHGSPCSRNVLNVLTAAAEVVNGGEDGGFQEKPINLQDGGEDSTPTLHNMDLPTITQPNDNTDGKLDTTSHTTPLGSMVKELGSVASTSVTGSNEKKNKLSKRRRDALKKRTEERNLSHEEQISLVVDNVKEQHPNLGCQQFVLEDDQVGMDITPLQTQYNHTPPQHPASRTAEQHTQSLPKCTLNTNTNIEVPPDLDEYAVIESEDEGDYEDQPLKDLDEEDAASEHLNRPLGTSYTNEYDDEIQ comes from the exons ATGGACTTCATGCAAAAGACGAGGGGTAGCGTAGCAAAAGTaaaagtccaaatggacatcaccaagcctagaatccaaagtgtgTGGATTGGCTTTGACgaaaatgatgacccaaatagggAAGGTAGATGGCAGGATATCGAATATGACGATATACCACTTTATTGTACTTATTGTAAACACCAGAGTCATACTCCTCTAGCCTGCCCAGTCAGCAGACGAGATGCAGAACGCAATAAGGCCAAAAACAAGGAAGaagagccaaagaaagatgagtcgacaaaaaacacag ATAACAGGTACCGATACAAGAAACAACCACCACAACTCAAGGAGGAAGAAACAAAATACAGGAACACTCAAACAACCAGAACAGGAATCAAGTCCCAAACAACCAATGGCAaacccaaaagagaagaaaattcaaAGGAAAGACCCAAACCGTACAAAACAACCAAAAGATACAAGGCAACACTCAACAGGTATATAAACCCACTCAAGTCAGAACTACAG AGTGAGCATCgatcaggtattgactcaatgctcccaatcccccatggctccccctgTAGTCGTAATGTATTGAATGTTTTAACTGCTGCTGCTGAAGTAGTTaatggaggtgaggatggtggGTTTCAGGAGAAGCCAATTAACTTGCAGGATGGG GGAGAAGACTCAACCCCTACACTTCATAACATGGATCTTCCTACAATTACTCAGCCTAATGACAACACAGATGGAAAACTTGACACTACCAGTCATACCACTCCACTGGGTTCTATGGTCAAAGAACTAGGGTCTGTAGCAAGCACTAGTGTCACAGGGtctaatgaaaaaaagaataaactgAGCAAAAGGAGAAGGGatgcattaaaaaaaagaacagaAGAAAGGAATTTGTCTCACGAGGAACAAATTTCTCTGGTAGTAGACAATGTGAAAGAACAGCATCCTAACCTTGGATGCCAACAATTTGTGCTGGAGGATGACCAAGTGGGGATGGATATTACACCCTTGCAAACTCAGTACAACCACACACCTCCTCAACATCCTGCAAGCAGAACTGCAGAACAACACACACAATCTCTCCCCAAATGCACCctcaatactaatactaatatagAAGTCCCTCCTGACCTGGATGAATATGCAGTTATTGAGTCTGAAGATGAGGGTGACTATGAGGACCAACCCTTGAAGGATCTAGATGAGGAGGATGCTGCCAGTGAACACTTAAACAGACCCTTAGGTACATCCTACACAAATGAGTATGATGATGAGATTCAATAA